A genome region from Bordetella genomosp. 10 includes the following:
- a CDS encoding gamma-glutamyltransferase family protein, translated as MPHTPAYRAANGKKFAIAGGSPEVVDAARKIFDCGGNVVDAATAAAAAACVAMPHMTGLGGDLFALVALRDRPVVSLNATGAAPMAASIARYRSMGLITVPEHGGLSAQTPATAWGLETLARRWGAMPLADVLQPARRLAEEGFDVGARLGALIATRQAALARQQAWGRIFAPNGRPLAAGDRLRQPQLAQAIDLLMQEGAAGFHGGWVGRDLAQAAQEDGGLMTHEDVLRVRPEVGPPLRCRFAGHDIYSQAPVSQGFVLLRALALLERIPPEGEDTRNTALALIQAFNERLDYLKDSEDAHAAAQTLIERAPAPRPASQPINASCSGNTTALAVMDADGNAVSVILSLFDVFGSGVVGQRSGIVLNNRLSGFFLDDRYANALAPGRRSMHTLHNYVVRKDGANCWAGGSPGADVQPQANLHVIMKLLREQAPPEMAVSAPRWVVTPGTAPQDITAHRPTVLELEPGIPAAQRDALRSLGFAMRDLDGASLGSSKLVGRTGPDTIGAWTDRRRDGDVYAV; from the coding sequence ATGCCGCATACCCCCGCCTACCGCGCCGCGAACGGAAAGAAGTTCGCGATCGCGGGCGGCTCTCCCGAAGTCGTGGACGCCGCGCGAAAAATCTTCGATTGCGGCGGCAATGTGGTGGATGCCGCCACCGCGGCGGCGGCGGCAGCCTGCGTGGCCATGCCGCACATGACCGGCCTGGGCGGCGACCTGTTCGCCTTGGTCGCCCTGCGCGATCGACCCGTGGTCTCCTTGAACGCCACGGGCGCCGCGCCCATGGCGGCATCGATAGCGCGCTACCGGTCCATGGGGTTGATCACCGTGCCCGAACATGGAGGCTTGTCGGCCCAGACGCCGGCCACCGCCTGGGGCCTGGAAACCCTGGCCCGGCGTTGGGGCGCCATGCCGCTGGCCGACGTTCTCCAACCCGCGCGCCGCCTGGCCGAGGAAGGCTTCGACGTAGGCGCGCGGCTCGGCGCGCTGATCGCCACGCGCCAGGCCGCACTCGCGCGCCAGCAGGCGTGGGGGCGCATCTTCGCGCCGAACGGTCGCCCCCTGGCAGCCGGCGACCGCTTGCGGCAACCGCAACTCGCGCAGGCCATCGACCTGCTCATGCAGGAAGGCGCGGCAGGATTCCATGGCGGATGGGTCGGCCGCGATCTCGCGCAAGCTGCCCAGGAAGACGGCGGCCTGATGACGCATGAGGACGTGTTGCGCGTGCGGCCGGAAGTCGGGCCGCCGTTACGCTGTCGCTTCGCCGGCCACGACATCTACTCGCAGGCGCCCGTTTCCCAAGGCTTCGTGCTATTGCGTGCCCTCGCCTTGCTGGAACGCATCCCGCCGGAGGGCGAGGATACGCGAAACACCGCCCTGGCCCTGATCCAGGCGTTCAATGAACGGCTGGACTACCTGAAGGACTCGGAAGACGCGCATGCCGCGGCGCAAACGCTGATCGAGCGCGCCCCGGCCCCCCGGCCCGCGTCGCAGCCCATCAACGCCTCCTGCAGCGGCAACACGACGGCGCTGGCCGTCATGGACGCCGACGGCAACGCGGTGTCGGTCATACTCAGCCTCTTCGACGTGTTCGGCTCGGGGGTCGTCGGCCAGCGCAGCGGCATCGTCCTGAACAACCGCCTCAGCGGCTTCTTTCTCGACGACCGCTATGCCAACGCGCTGGCGCCAGGGCGACGATCCATGCACACCCTGCACAACTACGTCGTCCGGAAAGACGGCGCGAACTGCTGGGCGGGCGGCTCGCCCGGCGCGGATGTCCAGCCCCAAGCCAATCTGCATGTCATCATGAAGCTGCTGCGAGAGCAGGCCCCGCCGGAGATGGCCGTCTCTGCCCCGCGCTGGGTCGTCACGCCCGGCACCGCTCCCCAGGACATTACCGCGCATCGACCGACCGTCCTGGAACTCGAACCTGGCATACCAGCGGCGCAGCGGGACGCGCTCCGCTCCCTGGGTTTCGCCATGCGCGATCTCGACGGCGCAAGCCTGGGCAGCAGCAAACTAGTCGGCAGGACAGGCCCGGACACTATCGGCGCCTGGACCGACCGCCGCCGCGACGGGGATGTCTATGCCGTATGA
- a CDS encoding Bug family tripartite tricarboxylate transporter substrate binding protein, which produces MPRRLGVQGLTQALRSASALILIALLTFALAPRARADTYPARPIQIILSYPPAGAADILARSLAERLGTLLKQAVVVDNRPGAGGAIGLMAAAKARPDGYTLYLASYTNQAVAAAVYRTQPADLQADFEPIARIGYAPHALVVPAVLPVKTVAEFVNYVKAKPGAYNFASQGLGTLSHLEAEVFMARTGIKLTHIPYKGSSDAQPALITNSASMMFDSITGSLALVKAGKLRFLAVASKDRFPLLPDVPTLKQAGLDDMQIDNQMGVFAPKGTPQAALDKISAALEQVLADPALRSSIVDKGMVIDYAPEATLRASLAHEIRYWSKAVKAADVKVE; this is translated from the coding sequence ATGCCACGTCGCCTCGGAGTACAAGGACTCACCCAAGCCCTGCGCAGCGCCTCCGCGCTCATTCTCATCGCCCTGCTGACCTTCGCGCTTGCTCCCAGGGCCCGAGCCGACACGTATCCCGCCCGGCCGATCCAGATCATTCTGTCCTATCCGCCGGCCGGCGCCGCCGACATCCTGGCTCGATCGCTGGCCGAGCGCCTGGGCACACTGCTCAAGCAAGCCGTCGTGGTGGACAATCGGCCGGGCGCGGGCGGCGCGATCGGGCTCATGGCCGCGGCCAAGGCCAGGCCGGACGGCTATACCCTGTATCTCGCCTCCTATACCAACCAGGCCGTCGCCGCCGCGGTCTACCGTACCCAGCCCGCGGACCTGCAGGCGGACTTCGAGCCGATTGCCCGCATCGGCTACGCGCCTCACGCGCTGGTGGTCCCGGCGGTGCTTCCCGTCAAGACCGTCGCGGAATTCGTGAACTACGTCAAGGCCAAGCCCGGCGCCTACAATTTTGCCTCGCAAGGCCTGGGTACCTTGTCGCACCTGGAGGCCGAGGTATTCATGGCCAGGACGGGGATAAAACTGACGCACATTCCCTACAAGGGCAGCTCCGATGCGCAACCGGCCCTCATCACCAATAGCGCCAGCATGATGTTCGACAGCATCACCGGCTCCCTGGCCCTGGTGAAGGCCGGCAAGCTGCGCTTCCTGGCCGTGGCCTCCAAGGACCGCTTCCCCCTGCTGCCCGACGTGCCGACCCTGAAGCAAGCGGGCCTGGACGATATGCAGATCGACAACCAGATGGGCGTATTCGCTCCGAAGGGGACGCCGCAGGCCGCGCTGGACAAGATCTCGGCCGCGCTCGAGCAGGTGCTCGCCGATCCGGCGCTGCGATCGTCCATCGTGGACAAGGGGATGGTGATCGACTATGCCCCTGAAGCCACGCTGCGCGCCAGCCTGGCGCACGAAATCCGGTACTGGAGCAAGGCGGTCAAGGCGGCCGATGTGAAAGTCGAGTAA
- a CDS encoding LysR family transcriptional regulator, which produces MDLSRLKVLRELSRCGTMAAAAQALYLSPSAVSQQVAQLEIEAGVSLTERRGRGVVLAPAGQALVGYAERILVVLDEAKSEMAQLRKEIAGELRVAAFPSIACVVLPQTMKALVQLFPRLHVVLEEMEPSDGLAALRSWRVDVAIVDDLSTVLEGRPEGLDRVALTEDVLYALLPAGHPLAAKHSVSITDLRNASWALDATSSAYGDFIVNLCRRTGFEPRLNAACSGFQMVSAMVAAGCSVSVAPGLLLHKKIPGIKAVKLRPEVRRSISVAYRSGERNHPSVKLFTEELLRRGAALRQASPGKTAA; this is translated from the coding sequence GTGGATTTGAGCCGACTGAAGGTGCTGCGGGAGCTATCGCGCTGCGGCACGATGGCCGCGGCCGCGCAGGCGCTGTACTTGTCGCCATCCGCCGTGTCGCAGCAAGTGGCGCAGTTGGAAATCGAAGCCGGCGTTTCCCTGACGGAACGCCGCGGCCGCGGCGTCGTTCTCGCGCCCGCCGGGCAGGCCCTGGTCGGCTATGCCGAACGCATCCTGGTCGTGCTGGACGAAGCGAAGTCCGAGATGGCGCAATTGCGCAAGGAAATCGCGGGCGAGCTCCGCGTGGCGGCCTTCCCGTCCATCGCCTGCGTCGTCCTGCCGCAGACGATGAAAGCCCTCGTGCAACTGTTTCCGCGCCTGCACGTCGTCCTGGAGGAAATGGAGCCCAGCGACGGACTGGCCGCGCTGCGCTCCTGGCGTGTCGACGTCGCGATCGTCGATGACCTCTCGACCGTCCTGGAGGGGCGCCCCGAAGGCCTGGACCGGGTCGCGCTGACCGAGGACGTGCTGTACGCCCTGCTTCCCGCCGGCCATCCCCTGGCCGCGAAACACAGCGTCTCGATCACCGACCTTCGAAACGCGTCCTGGGCGCTGGACGCGACCTCCAGCGCGTATGGCGACTTCATCGTGAATCTCTGCAGGCGCACCGGTTTCGAGCCCAGGCTGAACGCCGCCTGCTCGGGCTTCCAGATGGTATCGGCCATGGTGGCCGCCGGCTGCTCGGTCTCCGTTGCGCCGGGCCTGCTCCTGCACAAGAAGATACCCGGCATCAAGGCCGTCAAGCTCCGGCCCGAAGTGCGGCGCAGCATCTCGGTCGCCTATCGCAGCGGCGAGAGAAACCACCCGTCGGTAAAGCTATTCACGGAAGAACTGCTGCGCCGCGGCGCCGCCTTGCGGCAAGCCAGTCCGGGCAAGACAGCCGCCTGA
- the glyA gene encoding serine hydroxymethyltransferase translates to MLSPRPWVPAAAEDYAQSLAARFSEQTPEQNERDLLAFVEENRAIHERDCFNLNPATNAINPKAEALLASGVGSRPSLGYPGDKYEMGLEGVEKIEVLAAELVSEVFGARYAELRVASGALANLYAYMVAAKPGDTVFVPGAAIGGHFSHHPEGAAGMYGLQPYMMAFDADRYTVDVSRLREDAHRLKPRMITVGNSLNLFPHPIRAVREIADEVGALVLFDAAHVCGLIAGHAWQQPLEEGAHLMTLSTYKSLAGPAGGLIVTNDEAVARRLDAIAYPGMTANFDSARSAAIAMTMLDWKVYGKQYAARMVSASQALAQALVGEGLPVFARDRGITTSHQFAIEAHAFGGGQAMAKRLRCANILACGIGLPLAPVEGDMNGLRMGTPELVRWGMEDADMPTLAGFIADVLFERKRPEALAGEVSAFRRRFDKLHFLR, encoded by the coding sequence ATGTTGAGCCCCCGACCCTGGGTTCCCGCCGCCGCCGAGGACTATGCGCAGTCGCTTGCCGCGCGCTTCAGCGAGCAGACGCCGGAGCAGAACGAGCGCGACCTCCTGGCCTTCGTCGAGGAAAATCGCGCCATTCACGAGCGGGACTGCTTCAATCTGAATCCGGCCACCAATGCCATCAATCCCAAGGCAGAGGCGCTGCTGGCGAGCGGCGTGGGGTCGCGGCCTTCGCTCGGCTACCCCGGCGACAAGTACGAGATGGGCCTGGAGGGCGTGGAGAAGATCGAGGTGCTGGCGGCCGAGCTGGTGTCCGAAGTGTTCGGCGCCAGGTATGCCGAACTGCGGGTGGCGTCGGGCGCCCTGGCGAATCTGTACGCGTATATGGTCGCGGCCAAGCCCGGCGACACCGTGTTCGTTCCCGGCGCGGCCATCGGCGGCCATTTCAGCCATCATCCCGAAGGCGCGGCCGGGATGTACGGCCTCCAGCCCTACATGATGGCCTTCGACGCCGACCGGTATACGGTCGATGTCAGCCGCCTGCGCGAGGACGCGCATCGGCTCAAGCCCAGGATGATCACCGTGGGAAACAGCCTCAATCTGTTCCCCCATCCCATCCGCGCCGTTCGGGAGATCGCCGACGAGGTCGGCGCGCTGGTGTTGTTCGATGCCGCCCACGTCTGCGGCCTCATCGCGGGCCATGCGTGGCAACAGCCGCTGGAAGAGGGGGCGCATCTGATGACGTTGAGCACCTACAAGAGCCTGGCGGGGCCGGCCGGGGGGCTTATCGTTACCAATGACGAGGCCGTTGCCCGGCGGCTGGATGCCATCGCCTATCCGGGGATGACGGCGAATTTCGATTCCGCCAGGTCGGCGGCGATCGCCATGACCATGCTGGACTGGAAGGTCTACGGCAAGCAGTACGCCGCCAGAATGGTCAGCGCGAGCCAGGCCCTGGCCCAGGCGCTGGTCGGGGAAGGCCTGCCGGTCTTCGCGCGCGACCGCGGCATCACCACGTCGCATCAGTTCGCGATCGAGGCGCATGCCTTTGGCGGGGGGCAGGCGATGGCCAAGCGCTTGCGCTGCGCCAATATCCTGGCTTGCGGCATCGGCTTGCCGCTGGCGCCGGTCGAAGGCGATATGAACGGGCTGCGCATGGGTACGCCGGAACTGGTGCGTTGGGGGATGGAGGACGCGGACATGCCCACGCTGGCGGGATTCATCGCCGACGTGCTGTTCGAACGCAAGCGTCCCGAAGCGCTGGCCGGCGAAGTCAGCGCCTTCCGCCGGCGGTTCGACAAGCTTCATTTCCTTCGTTGA
- a CDS encoding L-serine ammonia-lyase has product MALSVFDLFKVGIGPSSSHTVGPMRAAVLFLRTLESCGAAGDVARVRAELYGSLGATGKGHGSDTAVMLGLSGYEPDTVDVDRIADIVDGVRTYKRISLGGIRDIPFDPRKDILMYRRALPLHANGMRFVAENALGEELRSSTFYSVGGGFVVSETVLRDGSRRASVVPDASELPLPFRTGEQLLGLAQRLRISIAEVMRRNERHWRPDAETRAGLLDIWRVMQACVERGCRSEGVLPGGFSVRRRAAALARKLAARDASDDPFLAMDWVNLFAMAVNEENAAGGRVVTAPTNGAAGIVPAVLHYYARYVPGADDDGIVDFLLTAAAVGILYKENASISGAEVGCQGEVGVACSMAAAGLCAVLGGSPAQVENAAEIGMEHHLGLTCDPVGGLVQIPCIERNALAAIKAINAARMALNGDGRHHVSLDQVIKTMRETGADMKTKYKETARGGLAVNIVEC; this is encoded by the coding sequence GTGGCACTCAGTGTTTTCGACCTCTTCAAGGTCGGCATCGGTCCGTCCAGTTCGCATACGGTAGGACCCATGCGGGCCGCCGTCTTGTTTCTCCGGACTCTGGAATCGTGCGGCGCGGCAGGCGATGTGGCCCGCGTTCGCGCGGAATTGTATGGGTCGCTCGGAGCCACCGGCAAAGGCCATGGCAGCGATACCGCGGTCATGCTTGGGCTCAGCGGATACGAACCCGACACGGTGGACGTGGATCGGATCGCGGACATCGTGGACGGGGTCCGCACTTACAAGCGGATTTCGCTGGGCGGCATTCGGGATATCCCGTTCGATCCCCGCAAGGACATCCTGATGTATCGGCGCGCATTGCCGCTGCATGCCAACGGCATGCGCTTCGTGGCGGAGAACGCCCTGGGCGAGGAACTGCGATCGTCGACCTTCTATTCCGTGGGGGGCGGTTTCGTCGTCAGCGAAACGGTGCTGCGGGACGGGAGCCGGCGCGCGTCGGTGGTGCCCGACGCGAGTGAACTACCGTTGCCTTTTCGTACCGGCGAGCAACTGCTCGGACTGGCGCAGCGCCTGCGAATCAGCATCGCGGAGGTCATGCGCCGCAACGAACGCCATTGGCGGCCCGACGCGGAAACCCGGGCGGGACTGCTCGACATATGGCGGGTCATGCAAGCGTGCGTCGAACGGGGCTGCCGGTCGGAAGGCGTCTTGCCCGGCGGTTTCAGCGTGCGGCGCCGGGCGGCCGCGCTGGCTCGCAAGCTGGCGGCGCGCGATGCGTCCGACGACCCGTTCCTGGCCATGGACTGGGTGAACCTGTTCGCCATGGCGGTGAACGAGGAAAACGCCGCCGGCGGCCGCGTGGTGACCGCGCCCACCAACGGCGCGGCGGGCATCGTGCCGGCGGTGCTGCATTACTACGCCAGGTACGTGCCTGGCGCGGACGACGACGGCATTGTGGATTTTCTCCTGACGGCCGCGGCGGTGGGAATCCTGTATAAGGAAAACGCTTCCATATCCGGCGCCGAAGTCGGTTGCCAGGGCGAGGTCGGCGTCGCATGCTCGATGGCGGCCGCCGGTCTTTGCGCGGTGTTGGGCGGCAGCCCGGCCCAGGTGGAGAATGCCGCGGAGATCGGCATGGAGCATCACCTGGGACTGACTTGCGATCCGGTGGGCGGACTGGTCCAGATTCCCTGCATCGAACGAAACGCGCTGGCCGCCATCAAGGCGATCAACGCGGCGCGCATGGCCTTGAACGGCGACGGCCGGCACCATGTCAGCCTGGACCAGGTCATCAAGACCATGCGGGAAACGGGCGCCGATATGAAGACCAAGTACAAAGAGACGGCGCGCGGCGGGCTTGCCGTGAATATCGTCGAGTGCTGA
- a CDS encoding LysR substrate-binding domain-containing protein, translating into MTLNQLRAFVEVVEHGSIRAAARHLAMEQSGLTQQIKRLEESLRARLFVRSGKGISLTPEGGELLARARIILGECARAEQIFQHLQGELSGAINVGVSSEVFGRLLPPVLQRFRKQHPRVSVHISAGPSTLLLSSLREGKLDLALTLVSSGTDTGDLRGTYLAKSEPCIICRKNHPLRKAASIHDLRDAEWVNTRPFGRVGTPTNRLADWFARNGLDMPRMVGSVESLFDTLDLVSSSDYLFLAPRIILEKLSLRQHLSLIEVAEPIPESDMCLVERATIDLAPAARAFADLILERSGKAGHAPRRLD; encoded by the coding sequence ATGACGCTGAATCAACTGCGCGCCTTCGTCGAAGTCGTCGAACACGGGAGCATTCGCGCCGCGGCCCGCCATCTGGCCATGGAGCAGAGCGGGCTGACGCAGCAGATCAAGCGGCTCGAGGAAAGCCTGCGGGCGCGGCTGTTCGTGCGCTCCGGCAAGGGGATCTCCCTGACCCCGGAGGGCGGCGAGCTGCTGGCGCGGGCCCGCATCATCCTCGGCGAGTGCGCGCGGGCCGAGCAGATCTTCCAGCACCTCCAGGGCGAACTGTCCGGCGCCATCAACGTCGGCGTGTCGTCCGAAGTGTTCGGCCGGCTCCTGCCGCCGGTGCTGCAGCGTTTTCGCAAGCAGCATCCCCGGGTCTCGGTGCACATCAGCGCGGGTCCCTCCACCCTGCTGCTGTCCTCGCTGCGGGAAGGCAAGCTGGATCTTGCCCTGACGCTGGTGTCGTCGGGCACCGACACCGGCGACCTGCGGGGAACCTACCTGGCCAAGTCCGAACCCTGCATCATTTGCCGCAAGAACCATCCTCTGCGCAAGGCCGCGTCCATCCACGACCTGCGGGACGCGGAATGGGTCAATACGCGGCCGTTCGGCCGCGTCGGCACGCCCACCAACCGCCTGGCCGACTGGTTCGCGCGCAATGGCCTGGACATGCCCAGGATGGTGGGCAGCGTGGAGTCCCTCTTCGATACGCTGGACCTGGTGTCCAGTTCGGACTACCTATTCCTGGCGCCGCGCATCATCCTGGAAAAACTTTCCCTGCGCCAGCATCTGAGCCTCATCGAGGTCGCCGAACCCATCCCGGAATCCGATATGTGCCTGGTCGAACGCGCCACGATAGACCTGGCGCCGGCGGCCCGAGCGTTCGCGGACCTGATCCTGGAACGGTCCGGCAAGGCCGGACACGCGCCCCGCAGGCTGGATTGA
- a CDS encoding carboxymuconolactone decarboxylase family protein has protein sequence MSEDLFARGEQIRTEVLGPEYVAASTAGTDAFSEPMRAFAIRNLWGDVWARPGLDRRARSIVNLAILSSANRAGELKTHVRAALNNGLTREEIGEIFLQVALYSGIPAGSEATRVARQTFAEIDAANK, from the coding sequence ATGAGTGAAGACCTTTTCGCGCGCGGTGAGCAGATCCGCACGGAAGTGCTGGGCCCCGAGTACGTGGCCGCCTCGACCGCCGGCACCGACGCCTTCAGCGAGCCGATGCGCGCCTTCGCCATCCGCAATCTGTGGGGCGACGTCTGGGCCCGGCCCGGCCTGGATCGCCGCGCCCGCAGCATCGTCAATCTGGCCATTCTTTCCAGCGCCAACCGGGCGGGGGAATTGAAGACCCACGTTCGCGCGGCCTTGAACAACGGCCTGACGCGCGAGGAAATCGGCGAGATTTTCCTGCAGGTGGCCCTGTATAGCGGCATTCCGGCCGGAAGCGAAGCGACGCGCGTGGCCAGGCAGACGTTCGCCGAAATCGACGCCGCCAATAAATAA
- a CDS encoding aldehyde dehydrogenase family protein: MINDGIPACFASLRDRYVGQARDVGSFIAGVAVPGEGSELPLVYPADGTVLQTYRDATPAIVKKALASCEQGQRAWRDLSAQRRGELLAALASLVMQNAEGLALLESISSGKAIKGCRAQLAAVSEIFRYYAGWADKFGGNVIPVPGGQLNYTLREPIGVILQIMPWNSPLYLAAWNAAPALAMGNAVLLKPSELTPLTALALARLAIEAGLPAGTLNVVGGLGQTIGDAAIADPIVRKVVFVGSTQTGRRVSAAAAARPIPCLLELGGKSANIVFEDADLGAAAKVAAIAAFSNTGQNCVAGSRLLVQRGIYDQFVDRVVQEAARYRIGPPLDEDSESGPINNAAQYRRVWQMIRLGLDEGAALAYGAAEAPPQDGFLVGPTVLKNVRNDMRIAREEVFGPVLVAIPFDDEADAITQANDSEFGLGGAVWTRDVARAHRVAASVRAGIFWINMYRDMHVATPFGGYDSSGHGRSSGVEALYEYTQTKSVWVPIANGA; this comes from the coding sequence ATGATCAACGACGGCATTCCGGCATGCTTTGCGTCATTGCGCGACCGCTACGTCGGCCAGGCGCGGGACGTCGGGTCCTTCATCGCGGGCGTGGCCGTTCCCGGCGAGGGCAGTGAACTGCCGCTGGTGTATCCGGCCGACGGAACCGTGCTGCAGACCTACCGCGACGCCACGCCGGCCATCGTGAAGAAGGCGCTGGCCTCCTGCGAGCAGGGGCAGCGGGCGTGGCGCGACTTGTCGGCCCAGCGGCGCGGCGAATTGCTGGCGGCATTGGCGAGCCTGGTCATGCAGAACGCCGAAGGACTGGCGCTGCTCGAATCGATTTCCTCCGGCAAGGCGATCAAGGGATGCAGGGCGCAACTGGCGGCGGTATCGGAAATCTTCCGCTACTACGCCGGCTGGGCCGACAAGTTCGGCGGCAACGTGATTCCCGTGCCGGGCGGCCAGTTGAACTACACGCTGCGCGAGCCCATCGGCGTGATTCTGCAGATCATGCCGTGGAATTCCCCGCTGTACCTCGCGGCCTGGAATGCGGCGCCGGCGTTGGCCATGGGCAACGCGGTGCTACTCAAGCCCTCCGAACTCACGCCCCTGACCGCGCTGGCCCTGGCCAGACTCGCCATCGAAGCGGGATTGCCCGCGGGAACCTTGAACGTGGTCGGCGGACTGGGCCAGACCATCGGCGACGCCGCCATCGCCGATCCCATCGTCAGGAAAGTGGTTTTCGTCGGCTCGACGCAGACCGGCCGCCGCGTGAGCGCCGCCGCGGCCGCGCGTCCCATTCCCTGCCTGCTGGAGCTGGGCGGAAAGTCCGCCAACATCGTGTTCGAGGACGCCGACCTGGGCGCGGCGGCCAAGGTGGCCGCCATCGCCGCGTTCTCGAACACGGGGCAGAACTGCGTGGCCGGTTCGCGCCTGCTGGTCCAGCGCGGCATCTATGACCAGTTCGTCGACCGCGTCGTGCAGGAGGCGGCCCGGTACCGTATCGGGCCGCCGCTGGACGAAGATTCGGAAAGCGGGCCGATCAACAACGCGGCGCAATATCGCCGGGTCTGGCAGATGATCCGGTTGGGTCTGGACGAAGGGGCGGCGCTGGCCTATGGCGCGGCCGAGGCGCCGCCGCAGGACGGCTTCCTGGTCGGTCCCACGGTCCTGAAGAACGTGCGCAACGACATGCGCATCGCGCGGGAAGAAGTCTTCGGGCCGGTCCTGGTCGCCATTCCCTTTGACGACGAGGCAGACGCGATCACCCAGGCCAACGACAGCGAATTCGGCCTGGGCGGCGCCGTCTGGACGCGCGACGTGGCTCGCGCGCATCGGGTGGCGGCCAGCGTCAGGGCCGGCATCTTCTGGATCAATATGTACCGGGACATGCACGTGGCGACGCCTTTCGGCGGCTACGACAGCAGCGGCCACGGCCGCTCCAGCGGCGTCGAAGCCCTGTACGAGTACACCCAGACGAAAAGCGTCTGGGTGCCTATCGCGAACGGCGCGTAG
- a CDS encoding NAD(P)-dependent oxidoreductase, with protein sequence MESIKTIGIVGLGNMGLGMALSLQRANFQVLGLDKNGATAGKAAESGITLARDMGQLVRESDCIVLSLPTSAIVRDVVAGEGGIAGLAQGSLTIVDTTTADPEETRALAAGIRDQGLILIDAPVSGGPGGALRGELTMFVGGADEDVEAAMPVLKGMGKNIFHIGATGAGNIAKIVNNLLTAAQLLTAAEAFRMANAAGVKTEQLIEAVNAGSGRSGVTLFNYPNRILPGTFNSGFTMQLMRKDVALAATLHEKLGVDVPVSKVVAELWRDSISALADGEDFNRIVNFTRG encoded by the coding sequence ATGGAATCCATCAAGACTATCGGCATCGTCGGCCTGGGAAATATGGGCCTGGGCATGGCGCTTTCGCTGCAGCGAGCGAACTTCCAGGTGCTGGGCCTGGACAAGAACGGCGCCACCGCGGGCAAGGCGGCGGAAAGCGGCATCACGCTGGCCCGGGACATGGGGCAACTGGTCCGGGAAAGCGACTGCATCGTGCTGTCGCTGCCGACCTCGGCCATCGTCCGGGACGTCGTGGCTGGAGAAGGGGGTATCGCCGGCCTGGCGCAAGGCTCGCTCACCATCGTCGATACGACGACCGCGGATCCCGAGGAAACGCGCGCGTTGGCTGCCGGAATACGCGATCAGGGCCTGATCCTGATCGACGCGCCGGTCAGCGGTGGTCCCGGTGGCGCGCTCCGCGGCGAACTGACCATGTTCGTCGGGGGGGCCGACGAGGACGTCGAGGCGGCGATGCCCGTGTTGAAGGGCATGGGCAAGAACATTTTCCATATCGGCGCCACGGGCGCGGGCAACATCGCGAAGATCGTCAATAACCTGCTCACGGCGGCGCAACTGCTTACCGCCGCGGAAGCGTTCAGGATGGCCAATGCCGCGGGCGTGAAGACGGAGCAATTGATCGAGGCCGTGAACGCGGGCTCCGGGCGCAGCGGCGTGACGCTGTTCAACTATCCGAATCGCATCCTGCCGGGTACCTTCAATTCGGGCTTCACCATGCAGTTGATGCGCAAGGACGTGGCGCTGGCGGCAACCCTGCATGAAAAGCTGGGGGTCGACGTGCCCGTCTCCAAGGTGGTTGCCGAGCTCTGGCGCGACAGTATTTCCGCCCTGGCCGATGGCGAGGACTTCAATCGCATCGTCAACTTCACGCGCGGCTGA